A portion of the Acidiferrobacterales bacterium genome contains these proteins:
- a CDS encoding LapA family protein has translation MKKILVVFIAVVALLFGVTFTIRNPQVVELSYYFGIQWQGPLSWLVIMVFALGVLIGIVISYLLFLKRKFLSNPKRSKPSEV, from the coding sequence TTGAAAAAGATTCTTGTCGTCTTTATCGCTGTTGTCGCCCTATTGTTCGGGGTGACATTCACCATTCGAAATCCACAAGTAGTCGAATTATCCTACTATTTCGGAATTCAATGGCAAGGCCCGCTTTCCTGGTTGGTGATCATGGTCTTCGCTCTGGGCGTGTTGATTGGAATCGTGATCAGCTATCTGCTCTTCCTTAAGCGGAAATTCCTATCCAATCCCAAACGGTCCAAGCCGTCGGAGGTTTAG
- a CDS encoding integration host factor subunit beta, which produces MTKKELIDSLASIHSDLHRDDVHKAVDLILDCISDGLAEGKRAEFRGFGSLQLRYRKARSGRNPRTGDAVAVHGKYFPRFKAGRGLRERVNKPVEGVDD; this is translated from the coding sequence ATGACAAAAAAAGAATTGATCGACTCGTTGGCGTCCATTCACAGTGACCTGCACAGGGACGATGTCCATAAGGCGGTCGATTTGATATTGGATTGCATTAGCGACGGACTCGCTGAAGGCAAACGCGCTGAATTCCGAGGCTTCGGAAGTCTGCAACTGCGTTACCGGAAGGCAAGAAGTGGCCGCAATCCCAGAACCGGTGATGCCGTAGCTGTCCATGGCAAGTATTTTCCAAGGTTCAAGGCAGGCAGGGGACTACGGGAACGTGTGAACAAACCCGTAGAGGGTGTCGACGACTGA
- the rpsA gene encoding 30S ribosomal protein S1, whose amino-acid sequence MEETFPQLFEESIKDVEMRAGEIVLAQIVEIDKDYVLVNANLKSEAEIPISQFRDMKGEVNLKVGDEVEVEIESIEDGSGRTRLSRDKACRVQAWEKIETAYSEQSVILGVITSRVKGGFSVSLENVRAFLPGSLYGARIAPEGENFEFEKEPVEFKIIKLDRARNNVVISRKAVLDKELSEEREALLESLEVGQIIQGIVKNLTDYGAFINLGGIDGLLHITDLAWKRVKHPSDILTIGEEISVKVLKCDRERSRISLGLKQLTEDPWSNIDRRYKVGDKLIGKVTSLTDYGAFVEIEEGVKGLVHVSEMDWTSKNVYPANICGVGDEIEVMVLSVDLERHRISLGIKQCQSNPWVEFASKHAKDDRITGRIKSFTDFGIFVSLENGIDGLVHSNDITWSGDSEAELRKYDKGDDIEVVILTIDAERQRISLGIKQIQEDPFFAYVAENGKGSVVKGTVDEFEEKRVIVSLADGVKGMIRDNELAKSKYKETKSAMEVGQEVESKVLSIDRKNRKISLSIKALLIESENQDYQNYAKEDTGPTRTLRDKLKEKFFTSTEE is encoded by the coding sequence ATGGAAGAAACGTTCCCACAACTATTTGAGGAAAGTATCAAAGACGTTGAAATGCGCGCAGGCGAAATTGTGCTTGCCCAAATCGTTGAGATTGACAAGGACTATGTACTTGTCAACGCTAATCTGAAATCTGAGGCCGAAATTCCAATTTCGCAGTTCAGGGACATGAAAGGTGAGGTAAATCTGAAAGTCGGTGATGAAGTGGAAGTCGAGATTGAATCCATCGAAGATGGAAGCGGTCGCACACGTCTTTCCCGGGATAAGGCTTGTCGGGTTCAGGCATGGGAAAAAATTGAAACGGCATACTCAGAACAGAGTGTCATTCTTGGCGTGATCACCAGTCGGGTGAAAGGTGGCTTTTCAGTTTCACTTGAGAATGTGCGGGCTTTTCTTCCAGGGTCTCTATATGGTGCGCGCATTGCACCGGAGGGCGAGAATTTCGAATTCGAAAAAGAGCCTGTGGAATTCAAGATTATCAAGTTGGACCGTGCCAGAAACAACGTCGTGATTTCCAGAAAGGCTGTATTGGATAAAGAACTGTCTGAGGAGCGCGAAGCGCTGTTGGAAAGCCTGGAAGTGGGGCAGATCATTCAGGGCATCGTCAAGAACCTTACCGATTACGGTGCATTCATCAATCTTGGCGGAATTGACGGACTGTTACACATTACAGATCTTGCCTGGAAACGCGTCAAGCATCCATCCGACATTCTGACCATTGGTGAGGAAATTTCGGTAAAAGTTCTGAAATGCGACCGTGAACGATCTAGAATCTCGCTCGGACTCAAGCAGTTGACCGAGGATCCATGGTCGAACATCGACCGGCGATACAAGGTTGGAGACAAATTAATCGGCAAGGTTACAAGTCTGACGGACTACGGTGCCTTCGTGGAGATTGAGGAAGGAGTCAAGGGACTCGTCCACGTCTCTGAAATGGATTGGACTTCCAAGAATGTCTATCCAGCCAACATATGCGGTGTTGGCGATGAGATCGAAGTGATGGTTCTTTCAGTGGATCTCGAACGTCATAGAATTTCTCTCGGAATCAAACAGTGTCAGTCGAATCCGTGGGTGGAGTTCGCATCCAAGCACGCAAAAGACGATCGGATAACGGGTCGAATCAAGTCATTTACAGATTTTGGAATTTTCGTTTCACTGGAAAATGGAATTGACGGATTGGTTCACAGCAACGACATAACCTGGAGTGGTGACAGTGAGGCGGAACTCAGAAAGTACGACAAAGGCGATGATATCGAGGTTGTCATACTCACAATAGACGCTGAGCGACAACGAATCTCGCTGGGTATCAAGCAGATCCAGGAAGATCCATTTTTCGCATATGTAGCCGAAAATGGTAAAGGTTCGGTAGTCAAGGGAACCGTTGATGAATTCGAGGAAAAGCGTGTCATTGTCAGTCTTGCCGATGGCGTGAAAGGGATGATTCGAGACAACGAGCTCGCAAAGAGCAAATACAAGGAAACGAAGTCAGCCATGGAAGTCGGGCAGGAAGTCGAATCCAAAGTTCTGAGTATTGACCGCAAGAATCGAAAAATATCACTTTCAATCAAAGCGTTATTGATCGAAAGTGAGAATCAGGATTACCAAAACTATGCGAAAGAGGACACAGGCCCCACGCGAACTTTGAGAGATAAGCTCAAGGAGAAATTCTTCACTTCGACAGAAGAGTGA
- the aroA gene encoding 3-phosphoshikimate 1-carboxyvinyltransferase: MISYSVSPGKPLTGSLTLPGDKSISHRSVIFGSIAKGRSVIEDILLSEDVWMTINAFRTCGIDIRQDGSELTIEGKGLGGLQKPHSDIYCGNSGTSLRLLTGLFAAQQFPSRFTGDESLSTRPMLRVVEPLRQMGANITLSDNNSLPVSITPSERLSPIVWKLPVASAQVTSAILLAGLYAVGKTTVVEPELTRNHTMNFLDAFGCPVERDSGRISITGGSQLTGQRIQVPADFSSAAFYIVAATVTPGSDLTLKGVGVNPTRTGLLDVLKSMGAKVELMNAREVGPEPVADIRVQCADSLEGTVVNPDLIPKMIDEIPILAVAAACADGVTVISGCEELRVKESDRIHSVTTGLANIGISVSERHDGFVIQGSKRSGGTVDSFGDHRIAMAFAIAGSVSETGVEVMNCDCVNTSFPGFADIARTAGMNIVESGTGK; this comes from the coding sequence GTGATCAGTTACTCTGTAAGCCCCGGCAAACCGTTGACAGGAAGCCTGACATTACCTGGAGACAAGTCGATATCTCACCGGTCTGTTATCTTCGGCTCGATTGCAAAAGGGCGGTCGGTCATTGAAGATATCCTTCTCAGTGAGGATGTGTGGATGACGATCAACGCATTTCGGACCTGCGGCATTGATATTCGTCAAGATGGTTCGGAGTTGACCATCGAAGGCAAAGGGTTAGGAGGGTTGCAGAAACCTCATTCCGACATCTACTGTGGAAACTCAGGCACATCACTGCGACTTCTCACCGGGTTGTTTGCAGCCCAACAGTTTCCGTCAAGATTCACCGGAGACGAATCTCTCTCCACCCGCCCGATGCTCCGCGTAGTCGAGCCATTGCGGCAGATGGGTGCGAATATTACACTGTCTGATAACAACAGCTTGCCGGTTTCAATCACGCCGAGCGAGCGGTTGAGTCCAATTGTTTGGAAACTGCCCGTCGCCAGCGCACAAGTCACGTCAGCAATACTGTTGGCTGGGCTATATGCAGTAGGTAAGACCACCGTAGTTGAACCTGAACTCACTCGGAATCATACCATGAATTTTCTCGATGCTTTTGGTTGTCCGGTAGAGCGGGATTCAGGCAGAATTTCCATCACTGGAGGTTCACAGCTTACAGGACAGCGCATTCAGGTGCCAGCCGATTTTTCTTCGGCTGCATTTTATATCGTTGCCGCTACAGTCACACCTGGTTCTGATCTGACTCTGAAAGGGGTTGGAGTCAACCCGACCCGGACAGGTCTGCTTGACGTACTGAAGTCAATGGGAGCAAAGGTTGAACTTATGAATGCAAGAGAGGTCGGTCCGGAACCCGTTGCGGACATTCGGGTGCAATGTGCTGACTCCCTCGAGGGTACTGTAGTCAATCCTGACCTGATTCCAAAAATGATTGACGAAATTCCCATTCTGGCTGTCGCAGCAGCCTGTGCCGACGGAGTAACGGTCATTTCGGGCTGTGAGGAACTGCGTGTGAAGGAAAGCGACCGCATTCATTCGGTAACAACCGGACTGGCGAACATAGGAATTTCTGTCAGCGAACGCCATGACGGCTTCGTGATCCAAGGTAGCAAGCGAAGTGGAGGAACTGTTGACAGTTTCGGTGACCATAGGATCGCCATGGCTTTTGCAATTGCAGGATCTGTGTCTGAAACCGGCGTTGAGGTCATGAACTGTGATTGTGTCAACACTTCATTTCCAGGGTTCGCTGACATTGCACGAACGGCCGGTATGAACATCGTCGAAAGTGGTACCGGGAAATGA
- the cmk gene encoding (d)CMP kinase, protein MNSFSKVVTIDGPVGSGKGTVGQKLALKLGWKFLDSGALYRTCALVATDNSLDGGNPSEILEIVRSSDFRCEPRPNGEEALVFIGGMDVSERIRTPAIAQFASELAANSSIRSGLLPIQKDYLQESGLIADGRDMGTVVFPDALLKVYLDASREARVKRKCIQLKKKGICVNFEPLYEEIEQRDTRDSNRTHAPLVIPEGALVIDTSNLLPDEVVVRIVDKLNTMPERR, encoded by the coding sequence ATGAATTCATTTTCGAAGGTGGTCACAATTGACGGGCCGGTGGGTTCGGGAAAAGGTACAGTCGGGCAGAAACTCGCATTGAAGCTGGGTTGGAAGTTTCTGGACAGTGGTGCACTTTATCGGACGTGTGCCCTGGTCGCGACAGACAATTCGCTGGATGGCGGAAACCCAAGCGAGATCCTGGAAATTGTCCGAAGCAGTGATTTCAGGTGTGAGCCGCGCCCAAATGGTGAGGAAGCTTTGGTGTTTATTGGCGGTATGGATGTCAGTGAGCGGATTCGAACACCGGCAATTGCGCAGTTTGCATCTGAATTGGCTGCAAACAGCTCAATTCGCAGTGGGTTGTTGCCAATACAGAAGGATTATCTGCAAGAATCCGGCTTGATTGCGGACGGACGGGATATGGGTACGGTTGTATTTCCAGACGCATTGTTGAAGGTTTATCTGGATGCCAGTCGTGAAGCCAGAGTCAAAAGAAAGTGCATACAGTTGAAAAAAAAAGGAATTTGTGTTAACTTTGAGCCCCTTTATGAAGAAATTGAGCAGCGTGATACGCGTGATTCGAACCGAACACACGCCCCGCTTGTAATACCCGAAGGTGCATTGGTTATTGACACTTCAAACTTGTTGCCCGACGAAGTCGTGGTTCGAATTGTCGATAAATTGAATACCATGCCTGAACGGCGTTAA